GGGGAATTTCCCCGCCCTTCGTCATTTCAGAAGCGCGCCGCTCAGCGCTTGAGGATCGAGCGGCCGGCGTATTCCGCCGCCTCGCCCAGCATTTCCTCGATGCGGATCAGCTGGTTGTACTTGGCGAGCCGGTCCGACCGGGCCAGCGAGCCGGTCTTGATCTGGCCGCAGTTGGTGGCGACGGCGAGGTCGGCGATGGTGGCGTCCTCGGTCTCGCCCGAGCGGTGCGACATCACGTTGGTGTAGCGCGCGCGGTGGGCCATATCGACGGCCTTCAGCGTCTCGGACAGCGAGCCGATCTGGTTGACCTTCACCAGCATCGAGTTCGCCACGCCCTGCTCGATGCCCATGGCGAGGCGCTCGGGGTTGGTGACGAAGAGATCGTCGCCGACCAGCTGGACCTTGTCGCCGAGCGCTTCGGTCAGCAGCTTCCAGCCTTCCCAGTCATCCTCGGCGCAACCATCTTCAATGGAGATGATCGGGTATTCTTCGCAGAGCTTGGCGAGGTAGGCGACGTTCTCGGCGGAGGTGAGCGAGAGGCCTTCGCCCTTCATCTCGTACTTGCCATTCTTGAAGTATTCGGTCGAGGCGCAGTCGAGCGCGAGGTAGATGTCCTCGCCGGGCTTGTAGCCGGCCTTCTCGATCGATTTCAGGATGAAGTCGAGCGCGTCCTTGGTCGAGGCGAGTTCCGGCGCGAAGCCGCCCTCGTCGCCGAGGCCGGTCGACATGCCCGCCGCCGAAAGCTCCTTCTTCAGCGTGTGGAAGACTTCCGAACCCATGCGCACGGCGTCGCGGATGTTCTCCGCCGAGACCGGCATGATCATGAATTCCTGGATGTCGATCGGGTTGTCGGCATGCTCGCCGCCGTTGATGATGTTCATCATCGGGACGGGCAGCATCCGCGCCGAGGTGCCGCCGACGTAGCGGTAGAGCGGCTGGCCGGTGAATTCCGCCGCCGCCTTGGCCACCGCCAGCGAGACACCGAGGATGGCGTTGGCGCCGAGCCGGCCCTTGTTGTCGGTGCCGTCGAGCTCGATCATCGCCATGTCGATGGCAAGCTGCTCGGTGGCGTCGAAGCCGACGATGGTCTCGGCGATCTCGCCGTTGACCGCGGCCACGGCCTCGAGCACGCCCTTGCCCATGTAGCGCGACTTGTCTCCGTCGCGCTTCTCGACGGCCTCGTGCACGCCGGTCGAGGCGCCCGAGGGCACCGCGGCGCGGCCCATGGTGCCGTCTTCCAGCGTGACGTCGACTTCGACGGTGGGATTGCCGCGGCTGTCGAGGATTTCGCGGGCGTGAATGTCGATGATGATGCTCATGGGTCCCTCGCAAAGGAATGGGTTCGCGAGAGCTATAGCAGGGGTGCGGCGGATGTAAATAATCGTGCTAACGCTAACAGTGCCTGTTCCCATGGGGTTGCGCTAACAACCCCATGGGCTTGCAGCATTGTTTTTTGCCCTGCCGCGAAACGCCCCTAGGTTTTTGCTGCAGGTGCAAAGGCAATCGGCAGCAGGAAAGGCCGCGCGAGGGCCGCCGGGGGAGGACGGCGCCCTGCGGAGATTAGGCATGGAACAGGAACTGAGCGAGATCGGCCAGCAGGTCGCCGAGATGTCTGACCTTGACTTGCTCGAGCGGCAGGTCGCGGATTTCTCCGAGACGGTCGAGGCGATCCTGCCGGTGCTGCCAGGTTGGGTCATGCCGCTGGCGGTGCTGGGGCTGGCCTTCGTGATCGGGGTGCTGGCCTACCGGCTGGTGTTCGGACTTCTGACGCGTTTGGTGGCCGGGCGCGACCTCTTCTGGCGCAGCCTCGTGTCGCGCACGCGGCGGCCGCTGCGCATGGGGCTGGTGGTGTTCTTCCTTGCCATCGGCGTCGCCGTCGCGCCGATGGGGGCGGACTGGCGGGACCTTGCGCAGCACGCGCTGCTCATCGCCTTCATCGTGCTGGTGGCTTGGGTGATCCACACCGCGCTCAACATCTGGACCACGGTGCACCTGCGCAAGTTCTCGCTCGACGCCGAGGACAACACGCTGGCGCGCAAGCACGTCACGCAGAGCCGCATCCTCGTGCGGCTGGCGGGCTGGCTGATCCTCATCGTCACGGTCTCGGCCATGCTGATGACCTTTCCGGGCGTGCGGCAATGGGGCGTGTCGCTGCTGGCCTCGGCGGGGGCGGCGGGGATCGTCGTGGGCTTTGCCTTCCAGCCGGTGCTGAAGAACCTCATCGCCGGGATCCAGCTGGCGATCACCCAGCCGATCCGCATCGACGACGCGGTGATCGTCGAGGGCGAGTGGGGCTGGATCGAGGAGATCACCGGCACCTACGTGGTGATCAAGATCTGGGACTGGCGGCGGCTGATCGTGCCGCTGAGCTACTTCATCGAACAGCCGTTCCAGAACTGGACGCGCGACGGGGCCTCGCTGATCGGCGGCGTGCTGCTCTATCTCGACCATTGCGCCGACATCCAGCGCATCCGCGACCGCATGGGCGAGATCTGCCGCGAGAGCGAGCTCTGGGACGGCAACGTGTGCCACCTGCAGGTCAACGACTTCCGCGAGCGGGTGATGGAGATCCGCATCCTCGCCTCGGCCCGCAATGCGCCGCGCACCTACGACCTGCGCTGCGAGATCCGCGAGAAGCTGATCACCTTCATCCAGCGCGAGATGCCCGAGGCACTGCCCCGCACGCGCGAGACGGTCTCGGTGGATGCGGCGCACCGGGCGAGCTCGCCGGGGATCGAGGTGGTGGGCGGCTGAGCCGCCGCCTCAGAGCCCCCGGTCCACGTCCCGCTGCTGCGCGCGCAGCAGCCGGTGCTCGCGCACGAAGGTGTAGAGCCCCGCGGTGAGGATCAGCGCCGCCCCGGCATAAGTCCAGCCGTCGGGACGGTCGCCGAAGAACAGGATGCCGAGGCTCGCGGTGAAGATCAGCCGCGTGTAGCGGAAGGGCGAGACCGCGGCGACCTCGGCAAGGCGCATCGCCGTGGTGACGGCAAGATAGCCGCCCGCGGTCACCGCCACCGCCGCCGCGATGGGCAGCATGGCGGGCGGGGTGAAGACCGGCGCCGAGCCGGAGAGCAGCATCAGCACCAGCCCGACCGGCGCGATCGAGACCATGCCCCAGGCCGAGACCACGACCGAGGGGATCTCGGCGGGCAGGGTGCGGGTGACGAGATCGCGCGCCGCAAGCCCGATCACCCCGACCACGGCGAAGACCGTCCAGCCCGAGAACTCGGCGCCGAAGGGGCGGATCACCATCAGCATGCCGACGAGGCCGACACCGATCGCCGACCAGCGCCGCCAGCCGACGCTCTCGCCGAGGAACAGCGCCGCGCCGAGCGTCACCGCCAGCGGCGCGGTCTGCATGATCGCCGCCATGACCGAGAGCGGGATGTGCGACAGGCCGATGATCATGCCGAGGCCGCCGACCATCTCGAAGACGTTGCGCAGCAGCACCCGCGGGTGGAAGGCGTCGGCGCGGCGCAGCGGCAGCTTCCTGAGCCGCGCGAGGATCAGGAAGACGCAGCAGCCGCCGAGGCCGATGGCCATCATCACCTGCCCCGAAGAGGCCGCGCGGGTCGAGAGCTTGATGAAGGCATCGCTGAGGGCCAGCAATGCCATGCCAAGCACCATCAGCGAGATGGCGCGTAGGGTATCCATGGTCTTGTCTTTCGTTCAGGTGATGACGTCGGGCTCGGTCCGGCCGGTGCGGGTGCGGATGCCGGCGATGGCCTCGGCGGCGGCGATGACCGGGGCGAGCGCCTCCTGCGGGTCGAGCGCGAAGCTTGCGGGATCGGTCTCGACCTTCTCGAGGTAGACGCGCAGAGTCGCGCCCTCGGTGCCGGTGCCCGAGAGCCGCAGCACCAGCCGCGAGCCGCCCTCGAAACCGATCTGAAGCCCCTGGTTCTCGGACCGCGAGCCATCGACCGGGTCGTCATAGGCGAATTCCTCGGCGGAGGTGACGGTCATGCCCGCGACCTCGGTGCCGGGCAGGGTGGCGAGCTGGTCGCGCACGTGGTCCATCAGCCCGTTCGCCGCGCCCGCATCGACGCCCTCGTAATCGTGACGCGAGTAGTAGTTGCGGCCGTATTGCTGCCAGTGCGCCTCCATCAGCTCGGCGACCGAGCACTGCTTCTGGGCCAGCACGTTGAGCCAGAAGAGCACGGCCCAGAGCCCGTCCTTCTCGCGCACGTGGTCCGAGCCGGTGCCGGCGCTTTCCTCGCCGCAGAGCGTGGCGCGGCCGGCGTCGAGCAGGTTGCCGAAGAACTTCCAGCCGGTGGGGGTGGCGTAGCAGTCGATGCCGAGGCTCTCGGCGACGCGGTCCACCGCGCCCGAGGTCGGCATCGAGCGCGCGACGCCCTTGAGCCCGCCCGCGTAGGCCGGAACCAGCGTGGCATTGGCGGCGAGCACGGCAAGGCTGTCCGAGGGGGTCACGTAGCAGTGCCGCCCGACGATCATGTTGCGGTCGCCGTCCCCGTCAGACGCGGCGCCGAAATCGGGGGCGTGGTCGCCCATCATCTCGTCCATCAGGGTCTTGGCCCAGATCGGGTTCGGATCGGGGTGGCCCTCGCCGAAATCGGGCAGCGGGATCGCGTTGATCACCGTGCCGGGGCCCGCGCCGAGGTCCTCTTCGAGGATCATCCGCGCATAGGGGCCGGTCACCGCGTGCATCGCGTCGAAGCGCATGGTGAAGCCCGAGCGGAAGAGCGCGTGGATCGCCTCGAAGTCGAAGATCTCCTTCATCAGCTCGGCGTAGTCGGCAACCGGATCGACGATCTCGATCTCCATGTCGCCGAGCATGACGGTGCCGGTGCCGGCCAGGCCGACGTCCTGGCTCTCGAGGATCTTGAACTCGGTGATCGTCCTGGTCGCCTCGAAGATCCTGTCGGTGATGGCTTCCGGCGCGGGGCCGCCGTTGGCGGCGTTGTACTTCACGCCGAAATCGCCCTCGGGGCCGCCGGGGTTGTGGCTGGCCGACAGGATGATGCCGCCGTCCGCGCCGCGCTTGCGGATGAGGTTCGAGGCGGCCGGGGTCGAGAGCAGCGCGCGCTCGCCGACGATGACCTTCTTCGCGCCGCTGGCCGCGGCCATGCGCAGCACGACCTGCGCCGCCTGCGAATTGAAGTGCCGCCCGTCACCGCCGAGAACGAGGGTCTTGCCTTCGACGCCGCCGATGCCGTTCCAGATGCTTTGAATGAAATTTTCGAGGTAATGGTGCCCCTGGAAGACCGGGGTCTTCTTGCGCAGGCCGGAGGTGCCCGGCTTCTGGCCCTCGATCGGCGCGGTGGAAACGGTGCGAATGTGCGTCATGGATGTCTCCTTCGCCCGGATGCATCCATGATCCGGGCGGCATTGGCAAGAACGGGTGTGTTTGCAATCTCTTGTGGGCCGAAGGGCAGGCGCTGGCGCCAGTTGGGATATTCCGAGACGGTGCCCGGAAGGTTGGGCTGGACGTCGCTGTCCAGCAGGTCCTCGACCTGCAGCGCCACGAGGCGGGATCGGGTCGCGGCGAGGACGTGGAACATCGCCTCGGGGGCCTCGGGCGGCAGGCCGTTGCGGAACTGGCCGCTGAGCCAGTCGAAACCCGCCAGCTCGCGCCCGCGCCAGCCGCGCATGCCGACCGCGTGGTCGCGCGGGGTGAGGCCGATGGCTTCGCGGATGTCGATCTCGCGGCCCGCGCGCCAGCCCTTCCAGGTGGGCAGGTCATGCGTGGTGAAACTGGCGATCACCGCCTCGTCGTAGGCCTCGGGGCGCTTGAACTCGGGCGGATCGCCGCGCTGCTCGAAGCAGGCGAGGCGGCAGCCCAGCAGGCCGCTGTCGTCCATCGCGTGGTGCAGCCCGTCGGGGATCACGCCGAGATCCTCGCCGATGATCACCCCGCCGCAGCGCGCCGCCTCGATCCGGGCGACGGCGAACATCGCCTCGCGCGGCATCTGCACGTAGGCGCCGGGCAAGCCGCCATCGTCGGGCACCCAGTAGGCGCGCTCGAAGCCGATGATGTGGTCGATCCGCAGCATGCCGCAGAAGCGCAGCTGCTGGCGCAGGGTGAGCGCCAGCGCCTCGAAGCCGGTCTCTTCCAGCGAGACCGGGTTGAACGGGGCAAGGCGCCAGTTCTGGCCCTGCGGCGCAAAGGCGTCGGGCGGGGCGCCGAGGCTGGCGCCGGTGGCAAAGCTGGCGCGGTCGGTCCAGGTCTCGGCCCCGTGCGGATGCGTGCCGACGGCAAGATCGAGGTAGAGCCCGTGGCTCATCCCCGCCTTGACCGCCCGGCGCTGCGCCTCGGCCACGGCGCCCTCGGCGGCATATTGCAGCCAGGCGTGGAAGCGGACGCGGTCCGCGAGGTCGCGCGCGGCCTGCAGCGACTGCGGGCTCTTCGGGTCCTGGTAGGCGGCCTCCCAGCCGTCCCAGTAGGCGCCGAGCTTTTCCGAGAGCGCCTGGTGCAGGGCGAAGCGCTGCAGCTCGTCGCCCTCGTGCCGCAGCCAGGCATCGAAGCCGGGGCCGGGCGGGGCGTTCAGGTACTCGGCCTCGAGCGCGGCGAGCCGGGCCGGGGTCTCGGCGGCGAAATCCACCACCGGGCCCGGCGCGGCGCTGGTGCCGGTGGGCAGGTAGAGCGGCGAGAGGCGGCGGCGGTGCGACGGGGTATAGGGGCTGAAGCCGCCGGGGTCAGCGACGTGGAACCCGGCATGGATCGGGTTGATGCCTAGGAACCCCGCGCCCTGCGCGCCGGCGCCCTCGGCCATGATCGCAAGATCGTCGAAGCTGCCGATGCCGCCCTGCGCCGCCGGGCGCAGGCAGGCCAGCGGCACCATCAGCCCCCAGCCGCGCTCGGGCAGCGGCAGGCGGGTCGGCGCGCTCAGCAGCCAGCAGGTCTCGCCGCCGCTTTCGAGCCGGTGCCGCCCCATCGGCAGCGCGGGCAGGCGGCCGTCACCCTCGAGTGCGCGGCCATCCTCGAGCGTGATCGTCCAGGCCCCCGGCAGGCCCAGCGTCGGCGGCTCGCCCCGGGTGCAGACATGCCATTTCGGCAGGTCGCGCACCGGCAGCGGCGCCTCACCCGCAAGGCCCATGGCGGCGAGCAGCGCGGCCTTGGTCTCGGGCGGGGTGCTGTGCCAGGTGCCGTAGAGATCTCGGTATTCGCCGAGGATCCCGGCCTGCGTCGCTCGGGTGTCGAGATCGTTCATGCGGGCTCCTCCGCCAGCAGCAGGACGGAGTTCGCCGCCAGCGTGACCGTGCCGCCGCGGATCGCGAGCGGCGCGGCGGTGGGATCGGACGTGTCGATGTGGCGTACCCAGCCGAAGCCCTCGCCGGGCTCGGGCAGGGTCAGCTCGACCGCCTCGCCGGCGTTGAGCGCGAGGTAGATCGCCTCCTCGCGCTGCTTGTAGAGCGGCGTGCCCGAGGCCATGCGCAGCTCGGCGGACAGCACCTTGAGATGGCCGTTGGTCCAGTCGGCGCGGGTCATCTCCTGCCCGTCGGGCCGCCACCAGAAGAGGTCGGGCACGCCGTCGACCCGTCGCGGCCGCGAATGCAGGTAGCGGCGCTGGCGCAGGATCGGGTGGGCCTTGCGGAAGGCGATGAGCTTGCGGGTGAAGGCAAGAAACGCCTCGTCGGGCTCGGTCCAGTCGATCCAGCCGGTCTCGTTGTCCTGTGCGTAGGCGTTGTTGTTGCCGCCCTGCGAATTGCCGATCTCGTCCCCGGCAAGGATCATCGGCGTGCCCTGACTCAGCAGCAGCGTCGCCATGAGGTTGCGGCGGCGCAGGGCGCGGGCCTCGAGAATCTCTGGATCATCCGTCGGGCCCTCGATGCCCATGTTGTCCGAGTAGTTCTCGCCGTGCCCGTCGCGGTTGTTCTCGCCGTTCGCCTCGTTGTGGCGCGCGTTGTACGAGACGAGATCGGTCAGCGTGAACCCGTCATGCGCGGTGAGCAGGTTGACCGAGGCGGTGGCGTTGCGCCCGGAATGGTCGAAGAGCCCGGCCGAGCCGGTGATCCGGTCGGCCATCACCGGCACGTGCCCCAGATCGCCGCGCCAGAACCGCCGCACCCCGTCGCGGTACTGGTCGTTCCATTCGCTGAAGGGCGGCGGGTAGCCGCCGAGCTGGTAGCCGCCGGGGCCGATGTCCCAGGGCTCGGCGATGAGCTTGCGCGCGGCCAGCACCGGGTCCTGCCGCAGCGCCTTGAAGAAGGCGGAGTTGCGGTCGAACCCCTGCGGCGTGCGCCCGAGCGTCGAGCAGAGGTCGAAGCGGAAGCCGTCGACGCCCATGGTGGTCGCCCAGTAGCGCAAGGAGTCCATCACCATGCGCAGCACCATCGGGTGGTCGAGGTTCAGCGTGTTGCCGGTGCCGGTGTCGTTGATGTAGAGGCGCCGGTCCTCGGGCAGGCGGTAGTAGCTGAGGTTGTCGAGCCCGCGGAAGCAGAGCGTCGGGCCATGCTCGTCGCCCTCGCAGCTGTGGTTGTAGACCACGTCGAGGATCACCTCGATCCCCGCGGCGTGCAGCCGGGCGACCATGTGCTGGAACTCCCAGAGCGCGCCCTGCGTGAGATAGCGCGGATCGGGCGCGAAGAAGCCCAGCGTCTGGTAGCCCCAGTAGTTGCGCAGCCCCTTGTCGAAGAGGAACTTGTCGTTGATGAAGGCCTGCACCGGGAGGAGCTCGACCGCGGTGATGCCGAGCTTGGTGAGGTACTCGAGCACCGGGTCCGAGGCGATGCCGAGAAAGCTGCCCGGGTGCTCGGCGCCGGGAAAGCGCTGGGTGAGCCCCTTCACATGCGCCTCGTAGATCACGCTTTTCGCAAGCCGCGTCTCGGGCGGCTTGATGCCGCCCCAGTCAAAGCTCGTGTCCTCGACGATCCCCTTGCACATGAAGGGCGCGCTGTCGGTGGTGCTGCGGGTCTCGCCGCCGCCGAAGAGCGCCTCGTTCCACACCGGGTGGCCGGTAATGCGCCGGGCGTAGGGGTCGAGCAGCAGCTTGTTGGGGTTGAAGCGGTGGCCCTGCTTGGGCTGGAAGGGGCCGTCGACGCGGTAGCCGTACTGCTGGCCCGGCGTCAGCCCCGGCACCCGCCCGTGCCAGACATCGCCGTCGCGCTCGGGCAGGGCGAGCCGGTGGGTTTCCGTGCCATCCTCGTCGAAAAGGCAGAGCGTGACGGCCTCGGCATGGGCGGAAAACACCGCGAAATTCACGCCATCACCGTCGAATGTCGCACCGAGCGGGCTGGCGGACCCCGCGAGGATGACCGGCTCGCTCATTCGTGCCTCATGGAGTCTTGGCCTTGACCATGTCTTGGTAGAGCGCCGCGTATTTCGCCGCCGAATGGGTCCAGCTGACCGGGGTGGCCATGGCGTTGGTCATCATCCGCGTCCAGGTTTCCTTGTCCTGGTACAGGTTTACCAGCTTCATCAGCGCCTGTGCCAGAGCCTGGGCCGTAACCGGGTGGAATTGGATGCCGGTCGCGCAGCCCGCTGCCAATCCGGCAGGCGATGCGTTGATCACCGTGTCGGCAAGGCCGCCGGTGAGCGCCACCAGCGGCAGCGTGCCGTAGCGCAGCCCGTACATCTGGGTCAGCCCGCAGGGCTCGAAGCGCGAGGGCACCAGAATCGCGTCGCCCCCGGCCATCAGCCGGTGCGCGAAATCCTCGTCGTAGCCGATGCGCACCGCGACGCCCGGGTGCTTCTGCGCCTTGCGCTGGAAGGCCTCCTCGAGCCCCGGGTTGCCGGCCCCCAGCAGCGCCAGTTGGCCGCCGCGGTCGAGCAGCGCGGGCAGGGCCTGCATCAGGATGTCGAGCCCCTTCTGCTCGGTCAGGCGCGAGATCACCACGCAGAGCGGGCCGGGCCAGTCGGTCGGCAGGTCGAGCTCCTTGCGCAGCGCCGCCTTGTGCTTGGCCTTCTCCGCGATGGTCTTGTAGGGCGGCGTCCAGATCGCCTCGTCGATGCCGTTGAGAATGCCGACCATGTCCTCCTGCCGCTCGCGCAGCACACCGTCGAGCCCCATGCCGAATTCCTTGGTCATCAGCTCGGAGGCATAGGTGGGCGAGACGGTCGAAAGCCTGTCGGCGTAGACCAGCCCCGCCTTCAGCGCCGAGACGCTGTCCCAGAACTCGTAGCCGCGCTGGTGGAAGCCGGTGCGCGGCAGGCCGAGCGTGCCGATGCGCGCCGCCGAGGCCATGCCCTGGAAGGCGATGTTGTGGATGGTCATCAGCGTCGCGACCCGGCCCGCGGCGCCCAGCTCGCGCAGGTAGAGCGGGGTGAAGCCGGCCTGCCAGTCGTGGCAGTGCAGGATCTGCGGGAACCAGCCCTCGATCCCGTCGGCGCCGATCATTGCCGCGACCGAGCTCAGCGCGGCGAAACGCTCGGGGTTGTCGCGCCAGTCGTTGCCCGACTTGTCCATGTAGGGCCCTCCGTCGCGGTCGAAGAGATGCGGCGCCTCGAGCACGTAGAGCACCTGCTCCCCGGAGCCGTTCGCCAGCGGCGCCCTGAGCACCCGCGCCGGCCCGCCGAAGAGATCGCCGTATTCCGCCACCACCGTCTGCGTCGGCAGGTTGGCGATGACCTGCCGGTAGCCCGGCAGCAGCACCCGCATGTCGACCCCGTGCACCGCCAGCGCGCCGGGCAGGGCGCCGACCACGTCGGCCAGCCCTCCGGTCTTGATCAGCGGGACACATTCCGAGGCGACAGACAGGACACGAGTCATTTGGCGGCTTCCCTCCGGTCGAGCATACCTTGCGTGATCAGCGTCACGCCCCCGGCGGTGACACGGAACCACTTTGCGTCTTCCTCCGGATCCTCGCCGACCACAAGCCCTTCGGGAATATGCACGCCGCGATTGACCACCGTGTTTGTCAGCCGCGCGTACCTCGAGACGTAGACATTGGGCAGAAGTACCACACGTTCGAGCGAAGCATATGAATTCGTGTGCACCTTGGTGAACAGAAGCGACTCGCGGATCTCGGTGCCGGAGACGATGCAGCCGCCCGCGATGAGCGAGCTGACGGCCGATCCGCGGCGGTCCTCCTCGTCGTGGATGAACTTGGCGGGGGGCACGACCTCGGCATAGGTCCAGATCGGCCAGTCGGTGTCCCAGAGGTCGAGCTCGGGGTCGAAGTTGGTCAGGTCGATGTTGGCGCGCCAGAAGGCATCGACCGTGCCGACGTCGCGCCAGTAGGCGGGCTTGCCGGGCTCGCGCACGCAGCTGTCCTCGAAGCGGTGCGCCTGCGCGCCGCCCGCGGCGACGATCTCGGGGATCATGTCGTTGCCGAAGTCGTGGCTCGAGCTTTCCGAGCCCAGATCCTCCATCAGCTTGCCGCGCAGGTACTTCCAGTCGAAGACGTAGATGCCCATGCTGACCAGCGTCTTGTCGGGATCGTCGGGCAGGCCGGGCGGGTCCTTGGGCTTCTCGAGGAACGAGGTGATCCGGTCGCTGTCGTTCACCGCCATGCAGCCGAAGGCGCTGGCCTCGGAGCGGTCGACCGTCAGGCAGCCCACGGTCACCTGCGCGCCGCTGTCGACGTGCTGCTCGAGCATCTCCTCGTAGTCCATCTTGTAGATGTGGTCGCCCGCGAGGATGACGATGTAGTCGATGTCGTAGCTGTCGATGATGTCGATGTTCTGCGCCACCGCGTCGACCGTGCCGCGATACCACGTCTGTTCGTTGTAGCGCTGCGAGGCGGGCAGGATGTCGAGGAACTCGTTCCGCTCGGCGCGGAAGAAGTTCCAGCCGCGCTGGCAGTGGCGGATCAGGCTGTGCGCCTTGTACTGCGTCGCGAGCGCGATCTTGCGGATCCCCGAGTTCAGCGCGTTGGACAGGGCGAAGTCGATGATCCGGGCCTTGCCGCCAAAATACACGGCAGGCTTGACGCGAAAATTCGTCAACTCGTGCAGGCGCGAGCCGCGTCCGCCCGCCAGCACGAAGGCCATGCTCCGGCTCGCGAGCCTGTGGGAACGTCGGGGCATTCGTCTCCTCCTTTAACTAAATGCAACATGTCGGGCACGGCCATGACACGGGTATGAATGGATCAGCTTTCCTCGCGGACGAGGAAGATCGCCGAAAGCGGCGGAAGGAAGAGCTCGGCCGAGGCGGGGTAGCCGTGGCTGGGCTCGTCGTCGGCGATGACGCGGCCGAAATTCCCGCGATTGCCACCGCCGTAGATGCCTGCATCGGTGTTCAGCGCCTCGCGCCAGACGCCGGTGTCGGGAAGGCCGATGCGATAGCTCGGCTGCTCGGCAGGCGTGAAATTGCAGATCACCGCGACCTCGGGCTCGTCGGCGCGGCCGCGCCGGATCCACGAGAAGACCGAGTTGCCGGTGTCGCCGCCGGCGATCCAGCCGAAACCCTCGGGCTCGCAATCCTTGGCGTGCAGCGCCGGCGTGTCGCGGTAGAGCACGTTGAGATCGCGGATCAGCCGCTGGATGCCGGCGTGCTGCGGATCGGAGAGGCAGGGCCAGTCGATCTCGGCGTCGTGGTTCCACTCGCTGGCCTGCGCGAACTCCTGCCCCATGAACAGCAGCTTCTTGCCCGGATGGCCCCACATGAAGCCGTAATAGGCGCGCAGGTTGGCGAATTTCTCCCAGCCGTTGCCGGGCATCTTGCCCAGCATCGAGCCCTTGCCGTGCACCACCTCGTCATGGCTGATCGGCAGGATGAAATTCTCAGAGAAGGCGTAGACCAGCCCGAAGGTCATCTGGTGGTGGTGGTAGCTGCGGTAGATCGGATCCTTGCGGATGTACTCGAGCGTGTCGTTCATCCAGCCCATGTTCCACTTGAAGCCGAAGCCGAGCCCGCCCTGATCCACCGGGGCGGAGACTCCGGGATAGGCGGTGCTTTCCTCGGCCACGGTCATGATGCCGGGGTGCTGGCCGTAGCACTCGGTGTTCATCCGGCGCAGCATCGAGATCGCCTCGTAATTCTCGCGCCCGCCGTCCTTGTTCGGCACCCATTCGCCGTCGGGGCGGGAGTAGTCGCGGTAGAGCATCGAGGCGACCGCGTCCACGCGCAGCCCGTCGGCGTGATATTCCTCGAGCCAGTAGAGCGCGTTGGCGGTGAGGTAGTTGGCCACCTCGGCGCGGCCGTAGTTGTAGATCAGCGTGTTCCAGTCGTGGTGGAAGCCTTCCTTGGGATCGGCATGTTCATAGAGCGCGGTGCCGTCGAAGCGGCCGAGCCCGTGCGCGTCGGTGGGGAAGTGGCCGGGCACCCAGTCGAGGATCACCCCGATCCCGGCAAGGTGCGCGGCGTTGACGAGGTCGCGGAACTCGTGCGGCAGCCCGTGGCGGATGGTCGGGGCGAACATGCCGATCGGCTGGTAGCCCCACGAGCCGTCGAACGGGTACTCGCTGACCGGCAGCAGTTCGATATGGGTGAAGCCCATGGCGGCCACGTAGTCGACCAGTTCCTCCGCCGCCTCGACGTAGGAGATCGGCCGCCCCCAGTCCTTGCGCCGCCACGAGGGCAGGTGGACCTCGTAGATCGAGATCGGGGCGCTGCGGCTCTGCGCCTGCGCGCGGGTCTCGAACCAGTCCTCGTCGGACCAGCCGTAGCCCGAGATGTCGCGCACGATCGAGGCATTGGCGGGCGGGTGTTCCGAGCCGAAGCCGATCGGGTCGGCCTTGCGCGGCATGACGCTGCCATCGGGGCCGACGATCTCGTAGCGGTAGAAGGCGCCGTCGCCGACGCCGGGCAGGAAGATCTCCCACACGCCGGTGGCACCGCGCCGTCGCATCGGGTGGCGCAACCCGTCCCACCAGTTGAAATCGCCCACCACCGAGACCCGCCGGGCATTGGGCGCC
The Salipiger sp. H15 DNA segment above includes these coding regions:
- the glgX gene encoding glycogen debranching protein GlgX; protein product: MSEPVILAGSASPLGATFDGDGVNFAVFSAHAEAVTLCLFDEDGTETHRLALPERDGDVWHGRVPGLTPGQQYGYRVDGPFQPKQGHRFNPNKLLLDPYARRITGHPVWNEALFGGGETRSTTDSAPFMCKGIVEDTSFDWGGIKPPETRLAKSVIYEAHVKGLTQRFPGAEHPGSFLGIASDPVLEYLTKLGITAVELLPVQAFINDKFLFDKGLRNYWGYQTLGFFAPDPRYLTQGALWEFQHMVARLHAAGIEVILDVVYNHSCEGDEHGPTLCFRGLDNLSYYRLPEDRRLYINDTGTGNTLNLDHPMVLRMVMDSLRYWATTMGVDGFRFDLCSTLGRTPQGFDRNSAFFKALRQDPVLAARKLIAEPWDIGPGGYQLGGYPPPFSEWNDQYRDGVRRFWRGDLGHVPVMADRITGSAGLFDHSGRNATASVNLLTAHDGFTLTDLVSYNARHNEANGENNRDGHGENYSDNMGIEGPTDDPEILEARALRRRNLMATLLLSQGTPMILAGDEIGNSQGGNNNAYAQDNETGWIDWTEPDEAFLAFTRKLIAFRKAHPILRQRRYLHSRPRRVDGVPDLFWWRPDGQEMTRADWTNGHLKVLSAELRMASGTPLYKQREEAIYLALNAGEAVELTLPEPGEGFGWVRHIDTSDPTAAPLAIRGGTVTLAANSVLLLAEEPA
- the malQ gene encoding 4-alpha-glucanotransferase; this translates as MNDLDTRATQAGILGEYRDLYGTWHSTPPETKAALLAAMGLAGEAPLPVRDLPKWHVCTRGEPPTLGLPGAWTITLEDGRALEGDGRLPALPMGRHRLESGGETCWLLSAPTRLPLPERGWGLMVPLACLRPAAQGGIGSFDDLAIMAEGAGAQGAGFLGINPIHAGFHVADPGGFSPYTPSHRRRLSPLYLPTGTSAAPGPVVDFAAETPARLAALEAEYLNAPPGPGFDAWLRHEGDELQRFALHQALSEKLGAYWDGWEAAYQDPKSPQSLQAARDLADRVRFHAWLQYAAEGAVAEAQRRAVKAGMSHGLYLDLAVGTHPHGAETWTDRASFATGASLGAPPDAFAPQGQNWRLAPFNPVSLEETGFEALALTLRQQLRFCGMLRIDHIIGFERAYWVPDDGGLPGAYVQMPREAMFAVARIEAARCGGVIIGEDLGVIPDGLHHAMDDSGLLGCRLACFEQRGDPPEFKRPEAYDEAVIASFTTHDLPTWKGWRAGREIDIREAIGLTPRDHAVGMRGWRGRELAGFDWLSGQFRNGLPPEAPEAMFHVLAATRSRLVALQVEDLLDSDVQPNLPGTVSEYPNWRQRLPFGPQEIANTPVLANAARIMDASGRRRHP
- the glgA gene encoding glycogen synthase GlgA encodes the protein MTRVLSVASECVPLIKTGGLADVVGALPGALAVHGVDMRVLLPGYRQVIANLPTQTVVAEYGDLFGGPARVLRAPLANGSGEQVLYVLEAPHLFDRDGGPYMDKSGNDWRDNPERFAALSSVAAMIGADGIEGWFPQILHCHDWQAGFTPLYLRELGAAGRVATLMTIHNIAFQGMASAARIGTLGLPRTGFHQRGYEFWDSVSALKAGLVYADRLSTVSPTYASELMTKEFGMGLDGVLRERQEDMVGILNGIDEAIWTPPYKTIAEKAKHKAALRKELDLPTDWPGPLCVVISRLTEQKGLDILMQALPALLDRGGQLALLGAGNPGLEEAFQRKAQKHPGVAVRIGYDEDFAHRLMAGGDAILVPSRFEPCGLTQMYGLRYGTLPLVALTGGLADTVINASPAGLAAGCATGIQFHPVTAQALAQALMKLVNLYQDKETWTRMMTNAMATPVSWTHSAAKYAALYQDMVKAKTP